Genomic window (Nicotiana sylvestris chromosome 7, ASM39365v2, whole genome shotgun sequence):
AGATAATCCATAAACTCCCCAAAAGGGAATCGTAAACTCCCCGTATAAGGAGACCACCCCCTTCATTATCGATGTGGGACTCAACACTTTGAAGCATTCATGTGGGGTACTACTATCTTTTGGTTACGAGTTAGAAAGAATGGTGCGAGGTTATCTTCTTTTATAGTAGGGCATTTGCGTTTGGTTTGTATTAAGAGTGGACTGACTTTAAATAATATAGTAAGAGAGAGTGAAAGACTTGCTTTGTTGTGTGAGCTTTAACTTAGTTCCAGACTGAAGCGAGATTGACTATATTAGCCAATAAGAGAAACAAACATTCTTGTCAAATCCAACCACTAAGtactgatttcaaaacaaaaaaaaaaaaaaaaatgaaggcaTTTCCCGAGGCTCAAGTAATTCTTTCAATATTCTTGAAGAATTCTTGAAGAACGGATATTTGTATATTTGATTATGAGTTATATCCCGTGCATTGACAGTGTAAAAAGTTTTACGTTATCAAGTTAGGTTAATCTACAACAAGTATAGTTAACTCTCAACATCAAGCCTGATATGGTGAATTGAAAAATAGAGCAGTAACTTACTATAGTTGATTGAATTCTACTAGCAGTGAAAAAATCTTTGCAGTATATAGCTCAAAACTCTTTGATTTTTTGTGTACTAACTAACCATACAAATTCCCAAGGCATCAACCACATGAAGGATTATGTATATACTAATATGGATACTAGTGTAGCATTACAAGTGCAGCTCATAATCCATGGCATTTTACACTAGTTAGATAGCATGTGATCGAGTACATATACATGGTTCAGTTGTACGTACAATAAATTCTGTTGCTTATCCTATTTTTCCAATTTATATTTTACAAGTAGATATGTGGCTTGATTGTTTGCCCTGTTTCTCAAAGTTTTGGGATAGTAATCTGTAAAAGTCCGTCCCTGCATTGTAAAACACTCATGAATTTCAGAATTTTGATACAAATATTTATGTAATGAAACATTCCAAAGATCTTTCTTCTTGACTCAAAATAACAGGTAAATGATACTAACAAGTTTTGACAACTTACACAAATTCAGCTGAGACGCTATCCTTGTTGGCATTAGTTGGAAGAGGCCAGAAAACCCGATAAGGTCCCTGTACAATCTCCCTTTTGTGATAAGACGATACGGAGCCATTCGAGTATGTTGCCACTTTTGACCATTGTGTTGAACGATTTCCAGAAACTATTAAGCTGTCGAGGAAATAACACTCGTCTATTAGACGAACACGAATTCTGAATTCAACGCTGCCTCATTGCAGAAGATGCACTTTTAAGATGAACTTTATGTAACATGATCATCCCTTATAATTAAGGGATGACAGTGGAACAAAAGACTAATGGATAATTGCAAGTTATTTACCTTTTATCACTGATTTCTACCTTTATATCATTGATATTGACACCAGGAAGTTCTATCAATACGATGTACATGCATCCAGATTCTGCAACATCCATCCTAGGACACCATTCACTTCCTGTATTAGCAAAACAAAAAGTGAACTTTTAAACATTCTGAAGAGGCTGTACGTAACAGCTCAGCCCACACGACTTTAAAACGCGTCCCTAGGGTCTAAGGACTGTCTACTTATATATCCAACATCTCTCCCTCCCGTGTTTTGTCAATGTGGGATTCGCCTAGGGTGTCACATTGTACCCTCAATTTCCAGAACAAAAAAGCACTACTGCAATACATTATTAATTCCAGCAAAAAACGCCAATCAAAGCAAAACATCATCTTTGTTTACCATTGGATTGAAGtccatttcttctttctttcaatTGGGAGCGCGACTTTTCATTAATTCCTGTACTTGGCCTAGATAATTTTGGAGCTTCTGCTGCAGTTTGATTGTATTTGCAACCTTGTGCAACATACTGGAATTCCTTATTAGTAGGTCTAGAATACATTGGTCCTTCAGAAGTAATAGAACTCCTTTTTGTACAACCATTGGGCTTTAAAGGAGATGCagattctttttttcttttttttatcaaaTTCAGTACCACTTCCCTGTCCCACGACAGAAAACGAAGTAAAACATATATATAAGGTTGCTGAAAAGATTGCATAAAATCATTGAAACTGAGGAATGATGTTTCCATTTAGTTATGGACAAAGTAGTtcggactctccgaaaatatGGCCAGATACGTGTCGGATCCTCtaaaagtagtgcatttttgaaGGATCCCACGCAGGTACGGCTATATTTTAGAGAGTCCGTGCAACATAGGTTACGGAACTGTTCACTTGAATTGAGCCTCATGAAACAAGcttgagaagtggaactttgtcGTGCATAATTCATTCTGTTATCATACCTAGGAATCGCAGAACTCAGACTATTGCTACAGCTCCGACATTTAAGAAAGTAAAAAAGCCAAATATTACATAAACAAATAACATaacaacagagaaaagagagtaGATTTCATTAATAAAATACAAGTTGATATTGCTTTCATTCGATTTTGCTAATAAGATGAAAAGCCTAATACTAATTTGCCACTAACGctttaaaaaatcaaaaatcaaaatgaagAAAGAACCTAGAGCACGTTCTGGTTTCTTACCTAGAGTTTTGGTTTAAATTTGGCCACACTAAGTGCACCAATACCCCACTCTTCAACCATCATGTGTcaaataatatttaattaatacTTCACTGAAATAAGTTACTGAACTAACATGTTTAAGTTTGATCAAGTTCATGAAAATTGAATTCATAACAGAAAACTAGAATTAATGAAGTCAAAGGGCAGAAGAATGATTTAAGTAGACAGGGGAAACGAACAATTCTAGTATATTTACCCAAATAGCCGGTCATATTAATGGTTTAttttttctagccatatacatggattatacacaattatatatatataaattatgctTATATTAAACATTCACCGGTTATATTTAGTTTAAGCGGTAGGGTGAgtggctatttgggttaattcttctaaATTAAAAGCAACTTTGTTTGGTACTCGTTATAGTTTTTTAAACAAAACTAGGGGTGGCAATTTGAGCACAACCTCATTCAACTCGCACAAGGTTAGGCTGGTTATTGACCCATTCATTTGTTAAATTCAGCCCATCTGAAGTTTGACTGATTTTTAGGTCAAATTGATTCACGAATAACTTTTGGGCAGCTCATTGACTCATCAATTTATTGACTCAGTCCATTTGGACTCCCCCAAATCAGTCCAACCGGCACATTTGGCACCCCAAAACAAAATAGAGTTGATAgaatatatgagtccaccaaactatatagagaccAGGTCCTATATAGGTTTCCACAAATAAGGCTAATGCAACTGTAGATAAATGGAACATGGaacttttacgtggaaaaatccctgctcaaggggatcaaaaaatcaCGACCGACAttggtaggatttcaacttcactatgagaaatctttagattacaacctatgcaacctaggaattaaactcttaatctctcactaacttgtaatacacctattacaagccactttgcaatacacctattagaaagacttcaactcatgactaactctagtcacgacacaaaCGCTAAAGGTTTATGGTTTACAAAGGGTTCCGAATTAAAGCTTCTAGATAATCaaagtaggaattacaatgaagaacaattacaaagttacaactcaactaaggacatacaagaGACTTGCtgtaggaactggtccgtagtggtGTTGTACTTTGTTCTTGATACACTTGAGAATTGAATGCTTGATTGACAAATGCTTAGAATGCTTGAatgaattctcaagtgttcaagtgatgttttgttgtaataTTTATTGTTAATACAACTTGGATgatatcacttgaatgatgtaaatACTTGGTTTGTACAAggttcttcccaatgagaagtgactgctaCACTATTTGCGTGTACAGTACAGGCAGACACTTTCCAGCTGTAGAGAGTTGACTTCGTACTGCTTTTAGGGGAACCCAAGGGGATCAGGTCCCTGTGTTGATTCTTTATCTTCTGAAGTCATAGCAACTCACATTAGCTTGAGTTCGTTGATTGAATTGTGTACCAAATGTATCAGGTTCATTATCTAATTCTTTGACAGTAAATTTATTACATCATCAAAACATGAGTCTATAAACCCATAAATTTCCCTCTTTTGATGATCACAAACTTAAAAATTGACAATCATATTTAGAGCAACAAAAACCAAATAAAGTAACAGGAACTTTACAAGTTTCCCCTGACTTTGTGCTTCCTCCTTTATCAGTCCATGCTTCTTCTTTACTCCTTCAATTTTATCTACTTacttttcccccttttggcatcattaaaaatacacaaACAAGCAAAtaacataaagaagtctagcctaATTAACTCATATCACTTATGTGCACAcaaacatgatagaaaagagaagcaGAAACACATAAGCATTTACAGCAAAAGAATGAGAGTATTCATTAAACAACAAAAAACATAAGCACTTGCCTTTACAGTAAAAACAGATTTGGACTGTTTACACGGGAGCAGCACTAGTGATTTCTATCCCTAAACCAAAAAAAACAGCCACCAGAATCATCATCAAAACACTGTCAAGAGAGATAAACTGGACACTGGTCACTGAGAGATATGCCTAGGGGACACTAGAGGAAGAGGGCTTGGAAGAGGCAGCAAGCGTGTTAAGAACGAGATCTATCCGAGCATTGGCGGGCATTTGCTCAGCAAGCAGTTTCTCCCTCAGGTTCTCAATGTTGCCTGAGATCAACATTCTCCTTAGTCGGACGAGCAACCTCTGCATCTGAAGAACTGAAGGACCCTGGTGCCTCT
Coding sequences:
- the LOC104228807 gene encoding uncharacterized protein gives rise to the protein METSFLSFNDFMQSFQQPYIYVLLRFLSWDREVVLNLIKKRKKESASPLKPNGCTKRSSITSEGPMYSRPTNKEFQYVAQGCKYNQTAAEAPKLSRPSTGINEKSRSQLKERRNGLQSNGSEWCPRMDVAESGCMYIVLIELPGVNINDIKVEISDKSLIVSGNRSTQWSKVATYSNGSVSSYHKREIVQGPYRVFWPLPTNANKDSVSAEFVDGLLQITIPKL